The DNA segment gatgattttttttttttttttttttttttggggggggggggggggtacataagaagaaaatggaacgaacgaaaataacgcgtcgaaattttcaataattttatttgagCTCATTCAGGCAAATTCGtcgaaacttttcagaaaaactgtgtgtagctttttgaaaacatgtattaaaaataaaacatgaaagtgGTGCTTatcgttgcaatcagagataaatatacgcttttATTCGGGTGCACCCGTCGGGTTTTGAATCCATCCATTTCTTAAAAAACTTGGACATgattgttctacgattttttacgtgtagtttttctcagtgactggcggccgcgtagcggccacaggcctctagtttactttttaaatgtctgTGAAAGCTGTCTGGGCCATGTGTGATGCGAAGGTTATCCATCGAAGAGAGAAATTTCCGTAAGTGAGGAGGGAAATAACAGTCTTCCGCGATGTAGTTATCTACCAAAAACTACcaaagttgccagattaacgctttctcgatgaaaattgaatattcgcgcaaacatgtgagttttttgtaccagaaaaatttgcacaatcctTTGCATcttcaaaaagtcaaaaaggGGGCATACACGCAATTCTATCGCAGCCGTCAACTGTTATTGAATCGAAAAGTTACACAGCCCGAGAGTTGGATCAATGAGAACGTTGGGTTTAATCGTCGcctgacacaagggcgtaactacactctgcaatgaaccctgtcctccatGAATTCAATCCTTTTCTGGGCTCATCtgaatgtgtagttacgcccttacgtcagccaAGCAACGAAATTaaccaaatttcttttttccctatGCCGTACGAGAGACATTATTTATCTTAGAAATTTCACACTGACAACTTCAGAAATCCAATTAGGTGAAGTGAAAGTTAAGTTCGAAGCTCGACTCTATTTTTCACCTAATCATGATCGATAGGCAACTTGTTAAGCATACCTACTCGCCTGATGATGGCAgataaatggactgagttaagcagaaaggaaccaacccacattttggaaaaaattgagttatgagtggttttgaactcaaccactcctctactatctatcgccaaaaattcaaagtttttgctggagcaaattttgcagaaattgaacttgaagtttatcttttacattgagtcttatgcaggagccaaactctaaacctctttttctcggttcgatctcgatgtggcttggttcctttctgtttaactccgtccaaatgttGGGTGATCGTTTTGCAAGGCGAGTTTTGGAAAATTCGATTCGCTTTGCTTAAAACCAATTGCTCAACATTTTGATTATCATAAGGCAATGAATGTAAACTTCCTAACATGACTAATACACTTTAGAGTGGACAGCAATCAGGGGTGTCTAAAATATATCGTCGCTGCTTGTGCTTAAAGACCTTTTTCCAAACTAGATGAAGGTCAAAAGAGAGTTGGAAAGTAATTAAAACAACATAGTTTGGGTTCCGCAACTACAATCCACAAGCTCAATACTGATACCAACTAACAAGCTGGAGGACCATTTTAAGAAAGTACTGAGATAGAGGACCTGATCTTCGAGGCACAGCTTTAAGAAAGATTTTAGCTTGAAGATCCAGCTCAAAGATGAAGGAAGCTAATCACTTGCCTCGAGGGTTCTCTGTCTAAAATTTGTGGTGGCAGAATAACAAAGCATTTGGGCAGATCAAGTCTGATGCATTGATGTAAAACagtaagaagaaaattttcaaaaagtaagaATTTGATGTATTAATTTTggttaattttataaaaaaaagtatacatatgACTATAAAAAAGCAATGAACGTTCATTCATGGAATGAACATACTAAGAAATTTACTTATCTAAAAGTACCCCTTTGCTTTCTTCTTGAGGAAAAAGTTTAATAGGTAAACATAAATTTCATACAGTAAAATTGAGGGGGCAGCTGAATTTTAATATCTATGCCCATGCAGAATTCCCGTTTTGAGACAAATACATTTAAAGTATAAAATGTTGAATTACATGTTAGGTACTcaagaaaataaatgtttccTTTGGTTATACGGTTAGAGCCTTTGTTAAAGAGGAGATGTATGTTGAATAATAGAAAAGAATACTTGCACTTGGGATACATTAGTTAATTTTTAACAAAGCAGATTACTGAGGGCTGTTTTCACACCTCACCCTTCAACAGACAGAAGAATGTTTTAACCAAATCATACCATGTCTGAAAAAGACTTGCGTTATACACCTGGAACGGCTATTTTaagtaagtaaaataatttgataCAGAGTAAACGTTTCACTAAATTACGTGATAAATATCAGGTTCATAACGGTTGCTGATGACGGGGCATGATGACGATCAAAGAAAAgagtggaaaagaaaaacaggtGGAGCCTATCTTGATAGTACCTTTCATTAGGTTTGTTTAGAGCCATGGGTTTCAATGACAATGCAACTTTAATTAAGTATTGTacttctcaaaaaaaattatgaactgaGTAGAATTACTGAGTTGATCTTGCTGAGGCCGAAAGTGAGTTAGATACAGAATTATGAGAGAAACAGGTGAATGTTCAGTCACTGAATCACTTTGAACACAGATAGTTGAGTGCTAGCTAGTTGAtcttttttcactttctttccATTGACAACCATTACAAGTGGATTATCTATCCGAACGCTGGTGaattgaaatttctggaaaaacgaaaaaacaaaaatctttaagttatttttccaaTGATTTTGAACTTAATTGGTTTTCCATCACTACAAAATTTTCCAACAGGaagaatcatttaaaaatatgctaTAAGGGCTCCTCAGGACTTATAATACGACCAAATCCAttttttaacaataaaaaaagtGGGTAGACGCAGGTCACCCTCATTTAATACAATTCCTGATCATTCTTCTTCTGAACGCTTCTGAAGCTTTCTGAACGTTTCATATGATAGAGAAGCTAAAAAACTACATTTACTTTATTTCTACTTCAACCCATGCTACACTAAGAGTCTACCTCTGTATTCAGTCAAACTATCCATCCACAGAtggggaacaaatacattagcagggttgccactttgtttggggactctGAGGCTGGAACCGTGGTAACCCTGCTGCCTGTATCTGAGCCTGGATGGTTTGACTAGATACTGGACacagaggtagactctcagcaTAGTGTGATAAATCCCTTCCATTACGACCTTaactttaagagtttttttggAGCTTGAAAGTTTGTCTCAGAGGGGCtctagcaaaattttacaagaggaaaagtacttaaatcacaaattcctgccccatgcaagagctccatttaaTTCAAGCCTAAACGGCTAAAAGGAGTGCTGCGATTTCTTTGGTGcacagattatttttttttttttttttttttttttttgaatcaagATTTAATTTACTTTGGCAAGAGGTCACTTGTTAGTGTTgagccaaaaaatttcaaaaattagcctTTTTGGCAGTTTGTTTTTCATtaactcttttcaaaaataaataaataaactattttcatcaaaaatttactGAAGACAAGAAGCCACACACAAGGATTGCACGCTAAGGCGATTTTTGTCCTTCTGGAAAAGCATTGCCAATAAAGGAGTCAGGAAAACGTGCCTTACCTTATCTTGGAAACTGAAATCATTGAAAGTGACGAAAGGTTCTGGAATGGCAACGGTATCTCCAATAATGACACCCTTTCCTTGAGCTAGATTGTACACGGTAACAACAATAGTGGTTTTTTCCTCATCAGTCAAACAAAAGGAACTGAGAACAatgtgagaaaaataaaaaattagagggattGAGACACGGTCATTAAGCACAGACTAATTTAACACTGCCAAAATTAACTACATTCCTTAATACCTTATTTTTCTGACagataacaaaacaaaaatctgcctcaaaattttaggagtGTACCATCTTTTAGAAGAAATTCTCAGGAAGTTTCACAGCACTGCCGTactcaattttcaattgaataGATAAAACAATAAAGGAACTTAGGCACCATTAAATTATAGATAGACTGATTCTGCTTACAGTCTTCCAATTTTAATGAAACAATGTCTGATGCTTTGAGATATTTATTTGATACAACTTCACAGAGTAAtacttcaaaagaaaataaatcaccTATTAATTTGCTAATCTGTGTGCCAGAAAGGCTAGGCATGAGAGGATCTCTTTTGAAATGGTGCTACTCTTTTCTTGCAGGAATACTACTTTGTGTAAAAATCAGCGCAGCTACCTCAGAGAGCTTCGCTGATTTTTACACTGTGGGGGAGGGAATTGTCAGAGAAATTGCACCTCAAGGCTACACTGTTTTGTGTTTTATTAACAACATAAAACCtatcataaattttaatttatagaAATCGGCAAAATTTATCAGATTTTATTCTTTCAAAACATCATATCTCTCTTTAAGATCAATTCATTCAGAAACATTAGCCACCAAGAAGACACTTCTTTGAAACCTGAAGAATTCTCGAATCACATTTTAGGTTGATTCTCTATGTATTTTTCCTAACTCgggtaaatattaaaaaaccatAGAAAAATTAAAGGCAATACTGGTCTCTTTTAATGTTATGAAATTATCATAGCTCTGATGATGGTAAATGTAAAAACAACTGCCATCAAAAAGCTGCTTCCTTCAGACCTGAAGTACATATCTTTATGCAAATTTTCAGCTTGATTTCTTGAGCAGCTTTTTTGCTGCAAGTGGGCAAACCTCAAAAAGTCACAAAACTTAGGAATCTTAATTGTTTCTTTAGAGATATATAGAGCCAACTGGCTCAAGGGTTGGCTTATTGTCATACTTGGCATTGCTCCTCAGTGTAACGCTGGTATCTGTGATTGGTGCAGTGGGGTTTAATAGTATTTTGTGTGTCCCTTTCAACTTTAAAGGTTTGTTAGTTGTTCTGATtacattagtttttttttcacttccaaACGGGAAGATTTACAAATCTATTTCAACCTATCTCAAAAGATATTTAAATTCTTGGTGTATCCTTCAGAGAAAGACAGGAAATCTGCAGTGTCGTATACCTAAATAGGTGGTTTCCAAACACCACGAATAAATGATATAAAAAAGCACACTTACAATGGAACTGAATCGTCATCATGAATAGAGCAAACAACAAATCCAAGAATGACTTTCTCTGAGTTGACACCTTCTTTCAGCTTCGAGAAAGGAATACTGGTAAGAGTTACTGACGTACCGCTGGCACTTGTAAAATTTCCACCTGCGTAGGGTCCTAAAGATTTTTCGTCAAGCGtctaaacataaaaaaataaattaaatgaattgATACTGATAGTAATTACAGATGTTATGAGGAACCTTAGTGTGCAGgaaaaatttgcttcacttGGACAAAAGCCACTTTCAGCTGAGTAAAAGCCGCTTTAACTCCTGTGGTTGCACAATGGGTCAAACAAAGAAATTATTCAAGTGCTGAATGCTGTAAATAGGCAACATACTTTAATGCTAACTATGCTTACCGACTAATTTCCCAAATATTAATAAGCCTTCATCAGAAATTCATTTCTAGCTTGAGGTGAAAAATACTAGCAAAAGTTGTTCTGCTCAAAGGACTGAGCTAGAAAACTTATTTACCTACACATCAAGGTTTGCTGTTAAGTgtggaaacatttttgagagagTGCATATTTTAGTCATGAAAGAGGTCTTacatataattttattttgtacatTAATTAAATAGATTATTTGTATCACAGAAGGAACACATCCGGAATTTTGCTTAAAAGCAATAAAGTTTCACAAtcttttaattgattaaaaaattttaatcacACTGGAGTGCATTTTTAGGACATGCCTGCCCTGCACCCAGCTATGGTGTGCCccattttttaaagataataCATTTAATAGAAGTAGGAGAATACTTTTTCAATTGTCCAGatttggttgttttttttttttttttttttttttttaatcaaaaaaagtaaattgaagATGTGTACAAAGATTTTAGGATGTTTCCAGAATATCatgtaatgttttaaaaaacaaaaattgcaaagaaaactctttaaattatttttaacacattttctTCATGATGAAAAATTAGCGATGTGAGtacttacattttgcaatgatgCAAGCTTCTTGGCTTTCAACCGGCCGTGCTGATTGACTAGGATTTGAGTGTTGGTTAAGTACTTCAATAACTGCTCTTGCTTGAGACCAGGTAATTCCCATGAAGGCTCAAGATTTTTAGCACGTTCAAATGATTCTAAGGCTTCCTTATATTCCTCTTCATACTTCAAAGCCTGCAAGTTACAGATAGCCCATTAGCGTTGTAGTTCATCTCAGTAGTATTCATTTATCAATACAATGGGACAgtgtcaaggaatttttgccATGTTATAGTAAAGTTTTTCTGATGTAAAATTacgtgaaaaaacaaaaaagttcattaaaaagtTCAGAAAGCATTACTAAAGGGAGAAGAAGCTAATCAAAACCCAACCCATCCAATGCCTACTGTCAAGTTGACGTAGCAAGACTCTAGCTGAGTTTAGCCACTCAGCAAACGAAATTCCCTTTACCAGGCTATGACAGCAGAGCTGTCCAGAGTAGGCAGAGCCCATTAGTAATATCATTTCAAACGGGTTTCATTTTTAGTGCTTAAAAGATGAGGTTTCTTGACCATGAGGAAAATATTGATCATAGAAAGTTAGCAACTAATTTCACTTACAACTCCTTTGTTATAGTGCAGATCTGATTTATTCTGGGCCACAGGATCCTTTTCCTACAAAAGGAGAAAGAATTAAATATATAACATATGATAATATATGATGAAAATGAGGAGACAGTTTTCATAAGAACTGAGAAGTAAATGTGCTTATTTCCAACTTAATGTATCAATTCAATAAGCAACCTCGAATTATGAAAAGAAGTACTCCACTACCACTTTTTGTTGGTTTAGGGGTGAGATACCACTTTCTGTGGGAATATGTAATAGTAGCATCCAATCTGAGGAGACatcttacaattttgaaaaattcgttcaGCATATGTTCCTTGATGATGGGTCTGCTGCACCCAAGAGGTACATCCAAAAACAAATACTCTATTCAAGTTAAATCTTACGAACGTCACGTTGAGcacgtcaaaaaagtctgaaattcattccTCAGTGCGCAATCTGCTTAATTTGTAAAACGTCGTTCAAGATTCCTGCATTTGCCagcagtttttctcagtcaccgccaaccaggtttgcacagacagaagagtaaaaaaaaactgacccGAGTAAACAATCAATTTCActaactttttcttttgtttgatTTCAATGGTTTTGAAGTGTTTGtttccttaattttaaaaatttctttaattAAATTCTTTCTTAATGTTGCAAAAACCAAAGCTTCGAATCGATTGAAATCTTATGCAAGACGAGCTTATAACAGTTCACATGATTGTTTGATGATTCAGGTCAGATATCTCTCCGGGCAAACCTGACTAccggccaccaagaaaaactgcccgcatacgCGGAAAATTTGataagcgtgttacaaactacgcagactGCAGGctaaggaatggatttcagactttcttgatGCTCCCAACGTGATATTTAAGCGAATTTCTTCTTAGAAAAACTAATCAGTTTATATCTCTTGCGTGCTACAGACCTATTCACCGATGAGATATAAACTTTTTCCTTGATTCAATCTCCTGCCTCTGTACAGTTTTGTTCAAATCTACTATTTTCATGATGTACCATTTACTTGTGCCCCAAGGAAACATTTTGAGGGATTTTAGAACCTTATTTGTGAAATTTGATTCTCATGATGTACCATTTACTTGTGCTGatagaaaatattttagggttTTTAGCTTATTTGTGAAATTTGATAACGATCTTGTACGTacatttttaaagagattaGAGGAAATGGTTTGCAAAGAGTTCTTTCACCTAAgttttttttaggaattcagAAATGGAAAGACATATTTTCAGGCGATGCAAACAACACATTGCCTATTATTCTGTTCTACAGATACTGTCAACTTCCTGTAAACttgaatacaaaaaaattaagacctCGGGAGAGGAGAGAACCCAAAAAAAGACAAACTTACAGCTTGGTAATATGCTGACATGGCTTGTTTCAAAGTTCTAGGGTTTTGTTGAATACTGAAAAATGCTGACAGATGTGCATTGCCCAAAACAGACCAAGATAATCCATCGCATGGATCCAAGCTCAGGGCATCCTTAGCATATTGTACACCGAtatcaattttctctttacACTCCTTCGTCGACTTAGCTGCCTCTTGCCGAGATATCATAGATAAGTTACGTAATGAAACTTTGTTATGACTCTGAAAAAACATACAAAGACAGCACTATTTGAAAAAACTCAATAATACTGAGTGCGAACTAACAGGGAAAGTTTCGCTTCTAGCTATCGTGACcaactttaaatgaaaatggATTCTCATTCTCAGCATAGTCAGTGATGAGCAAGAGCTTTTAGGTTGATTTCGACAactaaaaataaggaaaaattgaCTGATGAAGGTTTTTGAAACTCCATGAAATCGACTCAATctctttctttttgaaaaattcttaatGTACCTAATTGCTAGAGACGCATTGTTTCactaactaaaatttcaatgagatcTCCAAGACGTATTTTTCATGGTCTATTTTTCAATGTTGACAACTATAACACCATTACAACTGTCATCAGTAGAAGATATCAAAATGCTCGAATGGACCATTCAACAAGGTAACAAGGGAAATAAAAAGCTAAACAAAGAAACTTACCCGTTTAAGAGCTccattgaaacaattttttgccTCTTCCATGTCATTCTTCTTCCAAAAACACTCACCCAACTCGTTCCAGGCATTCACCAGACTTGGATCTAACTTGATTGCTTTTGATAAAGCTTCCTCTGCCTCAGGATTGAAAGCAGGATGTATATTCAGTGCTCGTCCTAGAAGGTAGTAACACTGAGCTCGCACTTCGCACTCTGGAAAATCTTTAACAGTACCAAACAAACAGAATTTAAATCGATGACAAAAACGCATGTCCCCATTGCAATGTTTAGACATCtttgattatatttttcttttttcaaggcaaaataatcaaaatgtttccttgcaattctgtgtaatatttttttagtgAGTGGAGGAAATTCGCAGGAAATTTCAGTTGAAACTGTCAGTTAGTTTTGTTTTAAGTAATAAAAAAAGTGAGTGCTGACTTACAACATCACACTCTGATGtgcgcatttttcaactttggcTATCAGTATTTCACAGCCAAATGTTATCACTAGATCACTCAATTTAAAGCGCATTAGCAATACGATCTCAACAAGGAAAGTGCATACTGTTAGGAAAATTCTATTGGACACATAGAGATAGGGCTCTTGAGTCGCGTAAGTTCATTACGCAAGTTGACAGCATAACaataattcaaaaaaaaaaaatgatcaagttCCTTTGTCCAATCATTGCACTGATATCAGTCACCGACTTAAGAGTGAATAACTCAAGTCTTACATGCCGTACCTTGGATGATTTTAATTggagtaaatttttatttccaaagGGAAgtataaatttatattttcattcATCAAAGAACCAATGTGAAtgcattaaaattaattatggAATACCGATATAGGTACTGTCAAAGGCAGGTGGAAGTCAGAAATGTATGACCGAAAGGTTCAGAATTTTCTAAACAATAACACTCAGCATTATTTTGAGGAGTTATAAAATCACTTTGGGAACTTCTTCTcttaaaattacttaaattagAAGAGCATCTTCTATGTAACACCAAATAAGTACAATAAAACTTACCTTTTAATTGATCAAACTCTGATTTCAGCCTTGAGAGAGTCTCGTTGAGTTTTTCTTGGACATGGTCAGTTTTTTTGGGTGCATCTGATATTGGATGATtcgtaaaataattttcttcaaattcataCAAATCGGTAACTGCTTTCTGCAATATAAAAAGAAGGTTTGGTTGACTAAATCAGTAGATAAGCTCAGGAATCATTTAAGCATGAGATTCAAGAGATGTGAAGGTTATGAAAGAGAGGAGACTTGCTGAAGAATTATTTAGTCAGGACATTTTTAAGTTCATGGGTGTTTTACTTTACTTCACTTTAAAGATCATGTTAGGTTTTGTTTTAAAGTTCATTGTTTCATAAATATATACCTATGTCatattcatatatttttcattgcatgtatttacttcatttttctctttttatctgACTActttgtttgaaattcaaataaagAGCGGCAACAGAATAAAATAGCATAAATAAAGTATTCTGGGttgatttttgcgcaaatttgcTTACTCACATATATTTCTTAAACTTCAGATTATTTTTTGGTCCATCATTGACCGATTAATCTCATTTGGGAGTAACAAtcatctaggactgtaacgCCTGTTTGGACCGGCAGGACCACCATGAGCaacagaaaaactaactttgTCTGAAATCCTCGCTTGTTACCCAGCCAAAGTAGGTTAATCATAAAAAGTCGCCGTCCCAACATTACTGATTTGCTCATTGTAGGCATTTAAAACGATTTTAGAGCaagaaatgagcaaaaattaaaaggacagGTTCAAATCAAATTTGTGTTTGCTGCCAGGAATTCCCGCGCTTacttacacactcacacacatACAGAGCGCCAGGGCAGCTTCACTTCTTCCCAGTGTTATTAGAAAcgagtgctccgtctttatgtctttggaccAGATAGTCAGGGGTTTTACAGAAATTCACTGATTCATGAGGCAATTAGTAAGGTACCTGCAGAGAAGAAAGGAACTTACATTTAAATCCTCGATGAGTTTGTTTGCAGCTTCTTTATCAATGGTTCCACCGCTCTGGCTTCCTTTCGTCGGCTCCATTGAGAATAAATTCCTTGACAGAGGTTAAAGATCTTCAAAAAGCATTTCCACTTGCAATGCTGAATAGTGAAGAGAGAAACAGTTATTTAATTAAAGGTTGAGCAACTTTTTTACATGGGGCAATTAATACAAAAATCGTCAGAACTATTTAAGGGTATTCCATTcgggatgaaaaattgaattttactgCTTTGCACACGAGGTTAAACTTCCTTACTCAGGCTGATTGGCAGCTAAAAAATGGAACTCCCTCCGCACTCCTATAATTGGGCTAATCTTTTCTTGGGTTAGCtgattttgaaacatattttgcTATGCAGAATGGCTAACTTCTTCACACTCTTCTACTTTAGGTAATTTACGTATGTAATGTCTATGAATCctccacaaaattttaattccttgATGGACTTCTGACAAATTgaatctgaaggaaaatgagatgaaaaaaacaattaatgcATTTATTATTTGAGGTAATGCATTGGTAATGGTTGAATGGGTTTCATCACAGATACATAATTTGGTGTCCTGCAGCCACTTACCTCGTCAGAAATTACGAACGATAGTGCCAGATTCCAGAGGGCCTTCTGAGAGTTGTAGACAAATTTGGAACACGAAAATCAATATAAAATAAACGAGAAACGCCTACAAGTTATAATGTGCAAATTAGGAACATCAACACCCACAGCTGCTTACTGTCTTTTTCGTTCTGATGTCCACATGTTCTCTCCAGATGGAAAATATGACATTAGGAAGTCGACACAGAATTGTGCTATCAATTTATAAAGTTTCTGTCTAAAACTTTCGGAGTATGGGTACCTGAATTCGTGGTAAAAACACAACActgctgaaaattattttccaaacagATTGCAAAAGTTTTTTAGGTTATATTTTGATGttgtttgttttgattttgactgTTTCCAGCGGTGCTGTGTTGCCAAGAGGACGAAAATAATGTTCTtttatttctacattttttttattttgaatttttatttttatttttaattgttcGAAATAAAATCTTCTATACATTTCCCTGGGTGTAAAATACATCTTAGAGTCTTATACTACTCTTTCATTGCATCCCCGAAAGTACGTAAGGTTTCTAAAACCCTCAAaatataatgtaaaaaaaattgtgcaaagaACTATCTGCAATAAATAGTGTTAATtgttaaattcaattttaaattatttttcaaaaatcaattttcattatACTGGGGAGGTTAAAGACTTTTAATAGATCCAAAATAATCTGTATCACTTTAAAACTATAAAGAACATGTTTCCCATTTGCAGTATCTTGTCCTCGTCTTATGTGCTCTACCAAAGGAGAAGAGCCTGCACTACCtactgcttgaaattttcacaggataCCTAATCTTCACAAAGAGAAGAGAAATCTTCAAGagaatcttcaaaaaattactttcagTATGtactttttcattgaaaaagtaataattatgacaggaagtctgcagggTTGCGAAGAGAGGTACCTACCTATCTATGCATTTTTGTGGTATCACCACTGTTCCTTAGGTAGGTACCACTCCGCAAAATCCTGATTTTGTGAAGTCCATAATCTCACAATATGCGACATTTATCTATATTGCACTTAAAATATATGAGCCACTGAGACAACTAAGCAACAGATGCTATATTGATTGTTGAACGAAGAATATTTAGGTAGGTAATTTTAGTCTCTTTGACCACTGAAAATGGCCAATTTCGAATCATTATGATTAATAATTTCTTTTCCTGAC comes from the Bemisia tabaci chromosome 7, PGI_BMITA_v3 genome and includes:
- the LOC109031416 gene encoding tetratricopeptide repeat protein 5, which produces MEPTKGSQSGGTIDKEAANKLIEDLNKAVTDLYEFEENYFTNHPISDAPKKTDHVQEKLNETLSRLKSEFDQLKDFPECEVRAQCYYLLGRALNIHPAFNPEAEEALSKAIKLDPSLVNAWNELGECFWKKNDMEEAKNCFNGALKRSHNKVSLRNLSMISRQEAAKSTKECKEKIDIGVQYAKDALSLDPCDGLSWSVLGNAHLSAFFSIQQNPRTLKQAMSAYYQAEKDPVAQNKSDLHYNKGVALKYEEEYKEALESFERAKNLEPSWELPGLKQEQLLKYLTNTQILVNQHGRLKAKKLASLQNTLDEKSLGPYAGGNFTSASGTSVTLTSIPFSKLKEGVNSEKVILGFVVCSIHDDDSVPFSFCLTDEEKTTIVVTVYNLAQGKGVIIGDTVAIPEPFVTFNDFSFQDKKFQFTSVRIDNPLVMVVNGKKVKKDQLASTQLSVFKVIQ